The segment GGGCACACCCAAGCGGCTGTAGTCTGCCCCCTTCATGAGGTCTTCCACTGAATTGTCCCATAAAGTGTTGCCCTTGGCTTTTGCCAAAGGTCACTAAAGCACACAGCCACGGAAAGCAGCTCTAGAATTTGCCGTGAAGGTTTTGTTGAAACTTTCTAGGTTCTTCACACAGTGCCCTAAGGAAAGAACCACCTGGATTATTTCCTGTAACATTCAGAAACAGAGCATAGTCTAGATGAAATCTCAGATCCCACCTCTAGTGTGTTCTAACCATTTGattttgggcaagtcacttaacctctctgagcccattTCGTCATACTGATTTTTGTCACAGGGTTGTTGTAATTAGAGGTCACAACGTGCACACTCTTGGTAGGATACTTGACACATAGCAGGAGTTCAAGAAATGATTGTTGTTGCTGGTtctctaaagtaggctccacgcccaacgtggggcttgaactcacagccctgagatcaagagtcacatgctgtactgactgagccagccaggcaccctgaaatgatagttatttttattatgaaaagctttctttctctaaaagaaCTAAAGATGCGATATAATGGAGTGTTTGCCCTTTTGCCTGCCTGCCAGGAAGCTCAGGGCCAAGCCTGAAGCTCAGCCACAGCAGCTCTGTTAACCTTATGGTTAGCATGTATGCTTTTCCTTCCTTAGTACTAGGctttcatttctggtttattAACTTTATTGCCTTTCGTGGTGAGACATCTTAAATCCTGTTTGGAAAGAGGTAGCATATAACTACAGTCGGTTTTTTCTCTAATGATTATCCCTCTCTAGGGCCAAGAACCCGGCTGGCAGAGCTTGGGAGGCTCCGTGTTCCCATCCCCAGAGGAGGCACCATCTGCCACCAGTCCTGGCACTGAGCCCACTGGCACCTCGGAGCCGTTAGGAACGGGCACTGTGTCAGCAGAGCTGTCCAGCCCGTGGGCTGCTGGGGACTCAGAGCAGAGTGAGTACCTGGGTGTAGTGTGTGGCTGTGTTGGAGGAGGAGTGGGCCATGGGAGGGGCCACGGCTGGGATCCATTCTCTTGCCTCCCAGCAGGTACTGAGGCTTTGACAGACCCAGTCACAGACCCTGGACCCAATCCCTCCTCTGACACAGCCATATGGCGCCGCATCTTCCAGTCATCGTACATCCGGGAGCAGTATGTGCTCACTCACTGctctgccagcccagagccaggtCCAGGCTCCACAGGCAGCAGTGAGTCCCCTGGCTCCCAGGGCCCTGGCTCTCCTGAGGGCACTGCTCCCCTGCATCCCCCTTCTCAGCAGGGCTGCCGCAGCCTGGCCTGGGGAGAACCTGCAGGCTCCCactcctgccccctgcctctaCCCCCAATGGCTCCAGTCAAGGTGAGAGTCAGTCTACCTCCATTCTATGTACCCAGCAAACGTTCATTGACCATCTGCTATATGCCATAAATTGTGCCGTGGTTACTATTAAGTCCAGCTGAAGAGATACATGGGTAAATCTACAATGATACCATGTGACATACAGTGGTGAACACAGGGACATAGTATTATGGGGAGAGTCAGAATCAAGATGACTAACACTGTTTGAGGGAGTCAGGAAAGCAAGAGTCACGTCTGGAAGAATAAGTAGAAGTTAGCCAggcaaagaggaagaagacatgaacaaaaacagagacaaacaaCAACCTCAAGTGAGAAATCAGACATGGAGTGAGATGGCACTGGGAAGGGGGCCAGAGGCCTTGAGTTTGGCCTTGCTCCTAAGGGTGGTGAGCAGCCATCCAGTTTCAGACAAAGGGGTACGTGGCCATGCATGTGTGATGGCCAGGAGCCCTGCATTCCTTGACCAGTGGACCACACTTCTTATGTGCAGCCTGGGGCCTTGAGTGCTGAGGTGCTGGGTCGTCGACGCAGAGCAGCTCTGGCTGGCCGGAGCCTCTCATCTCCCCCAGGCCAGGTGAACCCAGTCCCTGGCCGTCCCCGGCACCCCTCTCTGGGCATAGCACCAGATGGGCCAGGCCCTGAGTCAGGGCAGCAGCTGGGACAGGGCCTGGATGACTCAGGTAAGGGTTGGATGGGGAGCTGGGTTCTGACACCAAGGAGGTCCTGAGAAGTAGGGCAGAGGGTACCACCCCGCCCCTGCCTTCATTGCTGTCTCTCTCCAGGAAATCTGCTCTCCCCGGCCCCCATGGACTGGGACATGCTGATGGAACCCCCCTTCTTATTCACAGCTATGCCCCACAACGGGGAATCAGCCtctccagcagtggaactgcctcctcaggctccacgctgccacgTGGTGATCCGAGCCCTGTGTGGGGAGCAGCCTATGTGCTGGGAGGTGGGTGTTGGGCTAGAGACACTATGGGGACCTAGTGATGGCTCACTGCCTCCGTCACCCCCTCAAAGAGAAAGTGCTTGGGACCAAGCACTCCATCGGCTGACAGCAGCCTCCGTGGTCCGGGACAATGAGCAGCTGGCTCTCCGTGGAGGGGCTGAGGCCATGGCTGACCAAGGTGAGTTGCTGGTGGGCCTGGGCAGGACCCAAGGAGCCTGTATGGGGCAGCGAATGACAGAGGTATAGGTCTATGTGTCTGGTCACTATATACCTCATCTTGTTCACAATTTGAGGTGGCTCACtcacctcaaaaataataaacagggtaatggaataataaaagaaagtggAGAATCAGGTTAAAGATGCACTCGATGTTCTGTGCCCTTGTGAGCATGGGTCCCCAAATTGGCAAGCTTCctagcagccagcacagagcgAAACGTGATCTTGTTAATGACTCACAGTGCccataacataaaaacaaatctgCCATTCAGGAAGAATATTAACATCAAATagttaaaatttcagtttttcagttgCACTCCCACACTTCAAGTGCTTGACACTGACATGTGACTAGTGGCTGTCATACTGGATCACGCACACCTAGAACACTACCTTCACTGCACgaagttctattggacagtgctgaaTGAGTGGACAGGAAAGGCACCACAGTCAGTGCTTCCTTTGGGTGCTGTACAGAATGTTCAATTTCTGGGTGGCCGGAGGGTCCAGTCTTGCTAGGAGCTGAGGGTTCAGCCTAACCACTTGCCAAAGTTGGGCAGTCTGACCTGGCCCCAAGAAGGAACTCTGTTCAAAAGTGGACAGAGGGAGAAGCAATGGGGAACACTGAGATTTTTCTCTAAAGCCCCCTgtaggagggggctgggggaagtGCAGCTTCTCCCGTTCAGCATCCAGCTCCTTGCTTTCACAGGCCATGCCCGGAGGTCCTGGCTCCGAGCCCTTCAGACGAGCAAGGtcagctctgccccttcctgcttcaCCTGCCCCGTAGCTGTGGATGCTACCACCAGGGAGGTCCTACCCTCGGCCCTGCAGGTGCGGAGCTCAGGTAGAGTCCCTCCTGGGTGACCTCTCAGGTGCTGGCCCTCACTTCGCTGGCCCCCCTCCTGGTTTACCCCCATCTCCTGTGCCCTTACAGAGCTAGCTGAGCCCCTAAGCACTTCTGCCTCTCAAGGCCAACTAGATGCAACTCCTCTGCCTACAGCTGTCCACGCTAAAGGTAACACTCAAAGCTGGGGCAAGGGCAAGGAGCTATGAGGCTTAGGGACTACCAATGGCACTGACTGGCTCCATTGCAGGACTTCAGGGAGGCTCTGTGGTAGGTGGCTGGAACCCAGACCAAAATGGCAACTCCAAGTCAGTCACCAGAAGTCCTCATCGCCTgcccccccagcctccctctaGGCTCAGCCTGGGCGGTGGGAGGGCCAGAGGCTCTGACAGCCACAGACCCTGCAGCACCAACCGGGGCCAGGCTGGCGACAGCAACAGTAAAGGCAGTGACCACGACTACTTGCCCTTGGTGAGGACTCGGGAGGTGGAGGGTGGTGCTGCCAGGGCCAGGGCACTGTCTCAGCTCacttctccccccacctcctctctcctcagGTGCGGCTGCAGGAGGCACCTGGCTCCTTCCGCCTAGACGCACCCTTCTGTGCAGCAGTACACATCCCTCGGGAGCGCCTGTGCCGCGCTTCGCCCTTTGCTGCGCACCGCGCCAGCCTCAGCCCCACCTCGGCCTCCTCTCCCTGGGCACTTCTGGGGCCTGGTGTTGGCCAGGGTGACAGTGCCACGGCCTCCTGCAGCCCGTCCCCCAGCTCAGGCTCTGAGGGTCCAGGCCAGGTGGACAGCGGACGGGGTTCAGACACTGAGGCCTCAGAGGGTACAGAAGGGCCCGGAGGTGCGGACCTGCGGGGCCGGACCTGGGCCACCGCCGTGGCACTCGCCTGGCTGGAGCACCGCTGCGCTGCTGCCTTCGGCGAGTGGGAACTGGCAGCAGCTAAAGCTGACTGTTGGCTACGGGCCCAGCACCTACCTGATGGTCTTGACCTAGCTGCCCTCAAAGCTGCAGCCCGGGGTCTCTTCCTGCTGCTGCGCCACTGGGACCAGAACCTGCAGCTACACCTGCTGTGCTACAGCCCTGCAAACATGTGAGGGCTGCCCACTGCTCTGGCTGGCGCTGCCCAACACACTCAAGTCACTGCCACCGGGGCCGGCTTCTCGGTACTGGGAGGGGCAGGCCGGTATCCACCTGACCCCTACTGCTTCTCATCCCCTTCCCAGAACCCCCCTGCCCTCACAGAAAGtgcctgcctgtgctctctcccactcctcccATCCCATGCCTCTTCCCCTCTGAGCTCTGTGCAGTGTGGTGGAAGGGTAGAGAGCCACAGTCCCCAAATCCTATGCAATAAAGTGCCTCTTAAGACTGCCCAAGTGAGTTCTTCATCTGCAGTGTGCATGCCCCTCACGGCTTGGTGTAGGCACCTCCATGTAGGCTGCACAGCAGTGGGCTTGGTAAGGTTTATTGGGAAAGGCATAGAGTCTATCCCCATCCAGGGTCCTAAGAGTGgactggaggggaagggaagtagATCTCAGTGGGCTTTCTTGCTGTGCTGGATGCTCCTGGGGAACGGCTGGGGGCCCAGCCAGAGCTGCAGCAGGATGACAGCATGGCATATGTGCAGGGCGGCAGAGCTGCAGGATGTAGAGGGGTATGTGTTCCAGGAGAGCTCAATGAGGCCCAGCACCAGCAAcctggagaggagaaaaaagctCAGGTTTTGCCCAGTTTCTAGACCTGCAGCCCCGTAGCTCGCTCCCAACCCTCCACAGTCAGCCTTGCGACGAGGAACTCCCTAGCCCTTCCCACTCGCCCAGGGTGTCCCAGCCAGTACCTGAGCAGATGTGTAAGCCAGCGTGCAGGCGTGGCCCACAGGAGGTAGGGCAGTGTGTGGAAATACCAGACGTAGAACTGGTAGTGGAGGGAGCGGCTGAAGCAGATGCCAATGAAGTTGGAGGTGAAGAGGGTAGAGATGATCTGTATGCAGTGGTCAAGGCCAAGGGCAGGAGCAGAAGGGGCAGGAACTGGGatgggggggaagaggaggaggggagagggaggttcCAAAGCAAAGGGGCAAAGGTTTTGGGGTCAGATAGCCCCCTGGCTCTGCCATTCCGAGATGCATACTTCTGGACGAATTTTTTAACTTCTCCAGACCTGTTCCTCAATCTAATGTGGAGACAGTAATACTGGGGCCATAAGGCCCAGGGAGTTTAAATCCatcacttacaagctgtgtgacctaggTAAATTACCTAAACTCCTCAATGCCCTGATTttgtcatctctaaaatgagaataaaacaaataaacaaacaaaaccctcccTATTTCAGAGTCTCTGGTGAGCTTTACATGTTAGAATGTATGTAAATCTCTTAGCACACCAGGCAGAGTGAGTACTCATAATGGtaaatcaaataatatttaagattaagaataaaatacacttaaatacATAAAGTGCTCTCCTCCATGAACAGGGCCTGCAGCTATTACTggcacctcctcccccccccccccccccccccaggtcacCAGGCACCAGGGCTAACAGACCAGGACCCCAACTGTACCTGGAGAGGGCAAGACTTACCTTCTCATGATTTAAAGGATATGATTGGGTGTGAGGGGCTGTGGTGGAACCTTCCTTTTGGAGGGATCCTTCAACAGCGACAGGATACTTTCCCCCGTCCTGGGGAGAAGCCATTCAAACATTTATCAAGCCCCCATCCTAGGCCAAACTCTAGATTCACCCCCCATGAACTTCACGTCTCCCCCAAGCAGGCCTTATACTCCTTGCCCCAACTTGACCCGTGACACTGCTCCCCTTTCTCACCTGTGCCACTTGCAAAGGGCAAAGAGCAAGAGCAGGGTGAGGTGGGCGGCCAACAATGCCAGGTGGAAGGCACGATGCAAGAAGAGGGCCTCAGGCAGGAAGCGCCAGTTTACTGTCCAGCGGAAGAGAAACTGgcggccaaggtcaaaggaaCGGGACAGGTAGCCAATGGGGTTCTCCAGAAGGAAGGGCAGGCCCAGCACAACCTGACGATATGTGTGATGTCAGCAGAGCTGCCCAGGCTCAAGTCCAGCCTTCATGCTAATCACCAAGGGGAGTGGACAGAGGGTGTAGGTCTCAGAGGTTCTCAAATTCCCACCAGGAATAGCAGGAAAGCCAGCCTCCTCATCGAGACCAGAGTCTGGGGCCAAAGAAGCTGAGAAGGCAGGTAATAACAGTGCTTTAAGTTTAGATTCACCAAGTCATAAATGGGCAGAATGAGAGAGACCCTCAGAAACCATATAGTTCAACACCCTTATTTTATAGCTAATAAAAGTAAAGCCCAGAGGTAACGGTTGCCTAGTCCAAAATCAACTCCAAAACCCTGTCTGTTAGCTCTGAGGAAGTCTCAACGATGGAAGAAGGCCAGAGAATGGCCCCCTCTTCATTAGAAAGGGGAAGGGGTGGAAAGGGTACCTGAAGGACAGCACAGATGCCCAGCTTGGGGAGGGCTCCACGGAAGCCAAATTGCATGAGGAGAAGAAATAGTAACCCAGGGGCGAAGAGTAGCACGTTCATCTTCACAGAGACTGCCAGGCTAGggtagggaagggagagaaagggtggAGATCAGCTCCAAGGCCATGTatcccacccacacccacatagcaactcctcccctcccctgccactaAGCTCTGGGAAGGGGTCCACCCTTAAAACTGCTGGAAAAAGGATAAACCAGCCTGGGAGAAGACTGAGGGTAAGGAGCAGATATCAAGCCTCTATAACCAGACTGAGCCAGCAAATACATATTTACAGTATTCAGAATGTGCAAGGGCCAACTCCAACAACAGATGCTGTCTAGAGGGAACAGAGGCTAGGAACAGGGTATATGTTCTTGAGGGGTGGGGCGGAGACTTTCTACAGATCCTAGACTTGTCTAGTGGGACCCTGACTGACCCATATATTGTCTGGTTACTCCCTTACTCCCTCCGCTGCAGAAAACTGGGGGAGGAAATGATGGAAATACAGAGtaagagaggggggagaaggaaggggtagTGACCTGAAAcagcagcagccccagccccagcgctGGGCCAGCAAGAGGTTGATACTGAGGAAGAGCAGCGCCATGGCCACTGGGTCATTGAAGAGCCGCAGCACAAAGATGGAGTGGACACGGTAAGAGGCACAGCACATGAAGAAAAAGACGAAGGGAGGTACCTGAGAAGTGAGACAATGGAGAACAAGGTCAGCTCACCAACCCTGAGCCATCCCAACTCCCCAGCACAGCCAGCTGGGGCCGCCTGTTCCTGGTAGCATGGACTCACCTTGCAGGTCTGGTGGTAGATCAAGAAGACAAGCAGCAAGGTGGCCAGGTAGAGCACAGCAAAGATGTGCTGGGCCATGCGGATGTCAGTGCCCCTGCCAGTGGCGTAATACAGCCCCATAAAGATGTACACAAAGCCAGCTGGGTACCTGAAAGAGGAGTCTGGTTCAGGCTATTCAGCCTGGTATCCAGTCGGCCCCTCATGTCCTCACGGAACCTGCTATCCCCACTCACACAAGAGGTCCAGTGTCACCCTGCAGTTGGGTATAGTCATAGGTGCCATTGATGACGCCCTCCACCTGGGCCATGTAGGCCTTCCAGTCAATCTCTGTATCTGGAAAAGGACAGAAATGGTGTGGTTACTTCTAAGTTCAGAACTTGTCTGCCCCCCCACACATCCACCCATCAAAACAgagtcccaggggcgcctgggtggctcagtcggttgagcttccaacttcagctcaggtcatgatctcgcggttcgtgagttcgagccccgtgtcgggctctgggctgacagctcagagcctggagcctgcttcggattctgtgtctcctgctctctacccctccccagcttgcactctggctttctcaaaaaataaataaacaattaaaaaatttaaaaaacaaaacaaaacacagagttCCGGCTCATTCCCAGGACTTCTATCACAACTCTTATCTAACCGCCTACCTGACATTCTCTGGGTGAACCCAATCATCTGCAACTTGTCTGTAATTGAACACAACCATCCATTCCAAATCTGCTCCCCTTCCTAGGTTCCATGAATGGCACCATCAACCTCCCAGCTGCCTAGGTCACAAACCTGGGTAACATCTCTGacacttccttctttcttatttccaACACCCAATCACCAAATCCTGCCTATTCTTCATCCTACATGACTCTACTATCTCATCCTCTTCTGCTATTACATATTCAAATTTGGACCGAACACAATTTCTAGCCTCAATGATGCAACAACTTCGTAATTCGTTTCCCAGCTTCCACTTTCACCCCACAACATATTTCCCACCCTCCAACCAGAAAGTGCTTCCTATAATAGAAATCATGTTAGAtctctctgcttaaaacccttcgaTGATTCCTCAAGGCTCTTAAAGACCAAActctattattcccatttttagaaGAGGAACCTATGAATTAATGAGGTTAAGTGACTCGTTCAAGATCAGTGAGCTAGGAAGGGTAGAAATGAGATTAGAACTCCATGAGGTCCTAAATTCTTAACCACCATGCTAATTATCTCCTTAACACAACTTACAGACTGCTTCAGGATCTGGTCTCAACTTCTGCAATCTCCTCTCT is part of the Prionailurus viverrinus isolate Anna chromosome C2, UM_Priviv_1.0, whole genome shotgun sequence genome and harbors:
- the VWA5B2 gene encoding von Willebrand factor A domain-containing protein 5B2 isoform X6 — encoded protein: MPGLYCPSSWTPLPLTDSWVRACANGPCLSLRARLTYHNPQPQPVDGVFVYPLAEAEVVSGFEAEAAGRRVSFQLQSRRRSQAACCRALGPGLGASTPRRCAQGHLVLDLAQARSTLVLPTGLINAAGTMTVTLRSSRELPSRPDGVLHVALPSVLTPLASPGPPGPPRPPGLCDDSPTSCFGVGSPQEEGLAWEEPAAPPDVFSGPARCPAPYTFSFEMLVTGPCLLAGLESPSHALRADAPPHASSAATICVTLAEGHHCDRSLEILLHPSEPHQPHLMLEAGSLSSAEYEAQVRARRDFQRLQRRDSDGDRQVWFLQRRFHKDILLNPVLVLSFCPDLSSKPGNLGTATRELLFLLDGSSIAHKDLFHAVLPGPPQDAIVLAVKSLPPQTLINLAMFGTSVRPLFPESRSCSDDTVQLICENIETLQAESGPPDVLAALNWAMGQPQHKARPRQLFLLTAASPVAAATHQTLELMRWHRGAARCFSFGLGPACHQLLQGLSALSRGQAYFPRPGERLQPMLVQALRKALEPALSDISVDWFVPDAVEALLTPREIPALYPGDQLLGYCSLFRVDGFRSRAPGGQEPGWQSLGGSVFPSPEEAPSATSPGTEPTGTSEPLGTGTVSAELSSPWAAGDSEQTGTEALTDPVTDPGPNPSSDTAIWRRIFQSSYIREQYVLTHCSASPEPGPGSTGSSESPGSQGPGSPEGTAPLHPPSQQGCRSLAWGEPAGSHSCPLPLPPMAPVKPGALSAEVLGRRRRAALAGRSLSSPPGQVNPVPGRPRHPSLGIAPDGPGPESGQQLGQGLDDSAMPHNGESASPAVELPPQAPRCHVVIRALCGEQPMCWEVGVGLETLWGPSDGSLPPSPPQRESAWDQALHRLTAASVVRDNEQLALRGGAEAMADQGHARRSWLRALQTSKVSSAPSCFTCPVAVDATTREVLPSALQVRSSELAEPLSTSASQGQLDATPLPTAVHAKGLQGGSVVGGWNPDQNGNSKSVTRSPHRLPPQPPSRLSLGGGRARGSDSHRPCSTNRGQAGDSNSKGSDHDYLPLVRLQEAPGSFRLDAPFCAAVHIPRERLCRASPFAAHRASLSPTSASSPWALLGPGVGQGDSATASCSPSPSSGSEGPGQVDSGRGSDTEASEGTEGPGGADLRGRTWATAVALAWLEHRCAAAFGEWELAAAKADCWLRAQHLPDGLDLAALKAAARGLFLLLRHWDQNLQLHLLCYSPANM
- the VWA5B2 gene encoding von Willebrand factor A domain-containing protein 5B2 isoform X2; its protein translation is MPGLYCPSSWTPLPLTDSWVRACANGPCLSLRARLTYHNPQPQPVDGVFVYPLAEAEVVSGFEAEAAGRRVSFQLQSRRRSQAACCRALGPGLGASTPRRCAQGHLVLDLAQARSTLVLPTGLINAAGTMTVTLRSSRELPSRPDGVLHVALPSVLTPLASPGPPGPPRPPGLCDDSPTSCFGVGSPQEEGLAWEEPAAPPDVFSGPARCPAPYTFSFEMLVTGPCLLAGLESPSHALRADAPPHASSAATICVTLAEGHHCDRSLEILLHPSEPHQPHLMLEAGSLSSAEYEAQVRARRDFQRLQRRDSDGDRQVWFLQRRFHKDILLNPVLVLSFCPDLSSKPGNLGTATRELLFLLDGSSIAHKDLFHAVLPGPPQDAIVLAVKSLPPQTLINLAMFGTSVRPLFPESRSCSDDTVQLICENIETLQAESGPPDVLAALNWAMGQPQHKARPRQLFLLTAASPVAAATHQTLELMRWHRGAARCFSFGLGPACHQLLQGLSALSRGQAYFPRPGERLQPMLVQALRKALEPALSDISVDWFVPDAVEALLTPREIPALYPGDQLLGYCSLFRVDGFRSRAPGGQEPGWQSLGGSVFPSPEEAPSATSPGTEPTGTSEPLGTGTVSAELSSPWAAGDSEQSTEALTDPVTDPGPNPSSDTAIWRRIFQSSYIREQYVLTHCSASPEPGPGSTGSSESPGSQGPGSPEGTAPLHPPSQQGCRSLAWGEPAGSHSCPLPLPPMAPVKPGALSAEVLGRRRRAALAGRSLSSPPGQVNPVPGRPRHPSLGIAPDGPGPESGQQLGQGLDDSGNLLSPAPMDWDMLMEPPFLFTAMPHNGESASPAVELPPQAPRCHVVIRALCGEQPMCWEVGVGLETLWGPSDGSLPPSPPQRESAWDQALHRLTAASVVRDNEQLALRGGAEAMADQGHARRSWLRALQTSKVSSAPSCFTCPVAVDATTREVLPSALQVRSSELAEPLSTSASQGQLDATPLPTAVHAKGLQGGSVVGGWNPDQNGNSKSVTRSPHRLPPQPPSRLSLGGGRARGSDSHRPCSTNRGQAGDSNSKGSDHDYLPLVRLQEAPGSFRLDAPFCAAVHIPRERLCRASPFAAHRASLSPTSASSPWALLGPGVGQGDSATASCSPSPSSGSEGPGQVDSGRGSDTEASEGTEGPGGADLRGRTWATAVALAWLEHRCAAAFGEWELAAAKADCWLRAQHLPDGLDLAALKAAARGLFLLLRHWDQNLQLHLLCYSPANM